A stretch of the Thermus thermophilus genome encodes the following:
- a CDS encoding P-II family nitrogen regulator, translating to MDLVPLKLVTIVAESLLEKRLVEEVKRLGAKGYTITPARGEGSRGLRSVDWEGQNIRLETIVSEEVALKILQRLQEEYFPHYAVIAYVENVWVVRGEKYV from the coding sequence ATGGACCTGGTGCCCTTGAAGCTCGTGACCATCGTGGCGGAAAGCCTTCTGGAAAAGCGGCTCGTGGAGGAGGTCAAGCGCCTGGGGGCCAAGGGCTACACCATCACCCCCGCCCGGGGCGAGGGCTCCCGGGGGCTTAGAAGCGTGGACTGGGAGGGGCAGAACATCCGCCTGGAGACCATCGTGAGCGAAGAGGTGGCCCTTAAGATTTTGCAAAGGCTTCAGGAGGAGTACTTTCCCCACTACGCCGTCATCGCCTACGTGGAGAACGTCTGGGTGGTGCGGGGGGAGAAGTACGTGTGA
- a CDS encoding DedA family protein: MNALLLLAPLSLFLETGLPIGLFVPGGDTLLLALGALAAEGGLEAFPLLPLLFLGSLLGHLLGYALGRYGGKTLRRRFPEDLWRKGERLALRFGPLVLLLAPFIGGVRTLVPFLFGAWGFPFARYLPLVALGSLLWTQGLFLLGYLLGQRLPLWAILLGLLLLGGLGLLLSRRPSRTG; the protein is encoded by the coding sequence ATGAACGCCCTCCTCCTCCTCGCCCCCCTCTCCCTCTTCCTGGAGACGGGCCTTCCCATCGGCCTCTTCGTGCCCGGGGGGGACACCCTCCTCCTCGCCCTGGGGGCCCTGGCCGCCGAGGGCGGCCTTGAGGCCTTTCCCCTCCTCCCCCTCCTCTTCCTGGGAAGCCTCCTCGGCCACCTCCTGGGCTACGCCCTGGGGCGCTACGGGGGGAAAACCCTGAGGCGGCGCTTCCCCGAGGATCTCTGGCGAAAGGGGGAGCGCCTCGCCCTCCGCTTTGGCCCCCTGGTCCTCCTCCTCGCCCCCTTCATCGGGGGGGTGCGTACCCTGGTGCCCTTCCTTTTCGGGGCCTGGGGCTTCCCCTTCGCCCGCTACCTCCCCCTGGTGGCCCTGGGGAGCCTCCTCTGGACCCAGGGGCTTTTCCTCTTGGGCTACCTGCTGGGGCAGCGCCTCCCCCTTTGGGCCATCCTCTTAGGGCTTCTCCTCCTCGGGGGGCTTGGGCTTCTCCTCTCCCGGCGCCCCTCCCGCACCGGGTAG
- a CDS encoding phenylacetate--CoA ligase family protein encodes MDRLARFREVVAKAKAHPVYREKLRDVDPEKLTLKDLSSLPPTTREEWLAYLGENPKPPEGASLMHLTPSPVLGWMPEYLSQEDLHYQAEALAAHYRRMGLVGKRVLVAFSYHVFAGGWLFHQALWRAGNLVFPHGPGEAKRVAELGERYGFDVLVTNPSFALKVAQAGGRFPLLLAGGEPFTSVPGFRERVEEALGGVALDAYGTSELGIVAGERMEKDGLWEIPEMAVLEVLDPETLRPVADGEKGELVVTALSRTLMPMVRFRTGDLAVAERREGLTVLPRGVFGRTDQMVKVKGVKLYPTELAPILAGFGLDPKGFQVVVERKLEGTDKLVLRLKAEKVPPGLFEAIQKATGLKVDEAELVETLEGGLLVDRRF; translated from the coding sequence GTGGACCGGCTTGCGAGGTTCAGAGAAGTGGTGGCCAAGGCGAAGGCCCATCCCGTCTACCGGGAGAAGCTCCGCGACGTGGACCCGGAAAAGCTCACCCTAAAGGACCTCTCCTCCCTCCCCCCCACCACCCGGGAGGAGTGGCTCGCCTACCTCGGGGAAAACCCCAAGCCCCCGGAAGGGGCGAGCCTCATGCACCTCACCCCAAGCCCCGTACTGGGCTGGATGCCCGAGTACCTCTCCCAGGAGGACCTCCACTACCAGGCCGAGGCCCTGGCCGCGCACTACCGCCGGATGGGGCTGGTGGGGAAAAGGGTCCTGGTGGCCTTCAGCTACCACGTCTTCGCCGGGGGGTGGCTCTTCCACCAGGCCCTTTGGCGGGCGGGAAACCTGGTCTTTCCCCACGGGCCCGGGGAGGCGAAGCGGGTGGCGGAGCTCGGGGAGCGCTACGGCTTTGACGTCCTCGTCACCAACCCCTCCTTCGCCCTGAAGGTAGCCCAGGCGGGGGGGCGGTTCCCCCTGCTCCTTGCCGGAGGGGAGCCTTTCACCTCCGTGCCGGGCTTCAGGGAGCGGGTGGAGGAAGCCCTGGGGGGCGTGGCCCTGGACGCCTACGGCACCAGTGAGCTCGGCATCGTGGCCGGGGAGCGGATGGAGAAGGACGGGCTCTGGGAGATCCCGGAGATGGCCGTCCTCGAGGTCCTGGACCCCGAGACCTTAAGGCCCGTGGCGGACGGGGAGAAGGGGGAGCTCGTGGTCACCGCCTTAAGCCGCACCCTCATGCCCATGGTGCGCTTCCGCACCGGGGACCTGGCGGTGGCGGAAAGGCGGGAGGGCCTCACGGTGCTTCCCCGCGGGGTCTTCGGCCGCACGGACCAGATGGTGAAGGTGAAGGGGGTCAAGCTCTACCCCACGGAGCTCGCCCCCATCCTGGCGGGCTTTGGCCTGGACCCCAAGGGCTTCCAGGTGGTGGTGGAGAGGAAGCTGGAAGGCACCGACAAGCTCGTCCTCCGCCTCAAGGCGGAAAAGGTTCCCCCCGGCCTCTTTGAGGCCATCCAGAAGGCCACGGGGCTCAAGGTGGACGAGGCGGAGCTGGTGGAAACCCTGGAAGGGGGCCTCCTGGTGGACCGCCGCTTCTGA
- a CDS encoding 5-(carboxyamino)imidazole ribonucleotide synthase — MIGILGGGQLGRMLALAGYPLGLSFRFLDPSPEACAGQVGALVVGDFLDEGALLRFAEGLALVTYEFENVPVEAARRLEERLPVYPSPRALEVAQDRFREKTFFRGLGVPTPPFHPVDGPEDLEEGLKRVGLPALLKTRRGGYDGKGQALVRKEEEALEALRALGGRGLILEGFVPFDREVSLLAVRGRTGEVAFYPLVENRHRGGILRLSLAPAPGAREALQKKAEAYALRAMQALDYVGVLALEFFQVGEELLFNEMAPRVHNSGHWTIEGAETSQFENHLRAVLGLPLGSTAPRGQSAMVNLIGEKPPFAEVLKVEGAHLHWYGKAVRPGRKVGHITLRRDGLEALEEGLARLSRLVSELPWEGV, encoded by the coding sequence GTGATCGGGATCCTGGGCGGAGGGCAACTCGGGCGGATGCTGGCCCTTGCCGGCTACCCCTTGGGGCTTTCCTTCCGCTTCCTGGACCCCTCCCCCGAGGCCTGCGCCGGGCAGGTGGGGGCGCTCGTGGTGGGGGACTTCCTGGACGAAGGGGCCCTTTTGCGCTTCGCCGAGGGGCTTGCCCTCGTCACCTACGAGTTTGAGAACGTTCCCGTGGAGGCGGCGAGGCGCCTGGAGGAGAGGCTTCCCGTGTACCCTTCGCCCCGGGCCCTGGAGGTGGCCCAGGACCGCTTCCGGGAAAAGACCTTCTTCCGGGGCCTCGGCGTGCCCACCCCTCCCTTCCACCCCGTGGACGGCCCCGAGGACCTGGAGGAGGGCCTTAAGCGGGTAGGCCTCCCCGCCCTCCTCAAGACGAGGCGGGGCGGCTACGACGGCAAGGGGCAGGCCCTGGTGCGCAAGGAGGAGGAGGCCCTGGAGGCCCTAAGGGCCCTGGGGGGCAGGGGGCTTATTCTGGAGGGCTTCGTCCCCTTTGACCGGGAGGTCTCCCTGCTCGCCGTCCGGGGCCGGACGGGGGAGGTGGCCTTCTACCCCCTGGTGGAAAACCGCCACCGGGGGGGGATCCTCAGGCTCTCCCTGGCCCCGGCCCCCGGGGCCAGGGAGGCCCTCCAGAAGAAGGCGGAGGCCTACGCCCTAAGGGCCATGCAGGCCCTGGACTACGTGGGCGTCCTCGCCCTGGAGTTCTTCCAGGTGGGGGAGGAACTCCTCTTCAACGAGATGGCCCCCCGGGTGCACAACTCCGGCCACTGGACGATAGAAGGGGCGGAGACGAGCCAGTTTGAGAACCACCTCCGGGCCGTCCTGGGCCTTCCCCTGGGGAGCACCGCCCCCAGGGGCCAAAGCGCCATGGTGAACCTCATCGGGGAGAAGCCCCCCTTCGCCGAGGTCCTGAAGGTAGAGGGGGCCCACCTCCACTGGTACGGCAAGGCGGTGCGCCCCGGGCGCAAGGTGGGGCACATCACCCTGAGGCGGGACGGCCTAGAGGCCCTGGAGGAAGGCCTCGCGCGGCTTTCGCGCCTGGTCTCCGAGCTTCCCTGGGAGGGAGTATGA
- a CDS encoding sodium-dependent bicarbonate transport family permease, which produces MDALELLRLNLLSPMVLAYFLGIAARLLKSDLAFPEALYTALSIYLLFAIGFKGGVELSHTPLAAVLLPALFTLALGLFRPFPAYLLARRFLRVGREDAAALAAHYGSVSAVTFLAALTFVQAVGDAAPGFMPTLVALLEVPGIVVALLLAKRKGGRLGEALHEVLTGKSVVLLLGGLLVGLLSGEEGMKKVEAFFVEPFQGALTLFLLDLGMVAASRLSALRQVGFRLVLFGVGLALFHGALGVYLGLLAGLGVGGAAVLGAMAASASYIAAPAAVRIALPEANPSLYLTASLAVTFPFNLILGIPLYHTLAVLWGG; this is translated from the coding sequence ATGGACGCGCTGGAGCTTTTGCGCCTCAACCTCCTCTCCCCCATGGTCCTCGCCTACTTCTTGGGGATCGCGGCCAGGCTTTTGAAGAGCGACCTCGCCTTCCCCGAGGCCCTCTACACCGCCCTTTCCATCTACCTCCTCTTCGCCATCGGCTTCAAGGGCGGGGTGGAGCTTTCCCACACGCCCTTGGCCGCGGTGCTCCTTCCCGCCCTCTTCACCCTGGCCCTTGGGCTTTTCCGCCCCTTCCCCGCCTACCTCCTCGCCCGGCGGTTCCTCCGGGTGGGGCGGGAGGACGCCGCCGCCCTCGCGGCCCACTACGGCTCCGTCTCCGCCGTCACCTTCCTCGCCGCCCTCACCTTCGTCCAGGCCGTGGGGGACGCCGCCCCGGGGTTCATGCCCACCCTGGTGGCGCTTCTGGAGGTCCCGGGGATCGTGGTGGCCCTCCTCCTCGCCAAGCGGAAGGGGGGGCGCTTGGGGGAAGCCTTGCACGAGGTCCTCACCGGCAAAAGCGTGGTCCTCCTCCTCGGGGGGCTTCTCGTGGGCCTCCTTTCCGGCGAGGAGGGGATGAAGAAGGTGGAGGCCTTCTTCGTGGAGCCCTTCCAGGGCGCCCTCACCCTCTTCCTCCTGGACCTCGGGATGGTGGCGGCCTCGAGGCTTTCCGCCCTGCGCCAGGTGGGCTTCAGGCTCGTCCTCTTCGGCGTGGGCCTCGCCCTCTTCCACGGGGCCTTGGGGGTGTACCTGGGCCTCCTCGCGGGCCTCGGGGTAGGGGGGGCGGCGGTGCTTGGGGCCATGGCGGCGAGCGCCTCCTACATCGCCGCCCCCGCCGCGGTGAGGATCGCCCTTCCCGAGGCGAACCCCAGTTTGTACCTCACGGCGAGCCTCGCGGTCACCTTTCCCTTTAACCTGATCCTGGGGATTCCCCTTTACCACACCCTGGCGGTCCTTTGGGGAGGTTAG
- a CDS encoding NAD-dependent malic enzyme translates to MPVSRYYDVKRDEKGERYLEPYVTGFLLLRLPLLNKGTAFTEEERRALGLEGLLPPHVNTLEEQKERVYRRYRLQTTPLEKHIYLRNLQDRNEVLFYALVVDHLEEMLPILYTPTVGEAVREFSHIYRYPRGFTASTGNIDRIDEALQNVPLEDVRLIVATDSSAILGIGDQGYGGMAISIGKLTLYTAAGGVGPDKTLPVELDVGTDREDLLKDPLYLGVRHRRLRGEEYFRFLDRFVEAVRRRYPKALIQWEDFAKETAFQVLERYRKVVPSFNDDIQGTGAVALAGVLSACRLKGERLSEQVVVVYGAGAGGIGVAWALVEGMKREGLSEEEAKARVLVLDSKGLLVEGRSMEAYKRPYAQRPERLQGWRFSGPYPNLLETIQNARATVLLGLSGQAGSFTEPVVRAMLENTPRPVIFPLSNPTSATEALPDDLVYWTEGGALVAAGSPFPPVGFKGRVIPVGQGNNAFIFPGLGLGAVLSRAREVTDGMVLEAAYALHDYTREHFPERIYPPVARLREVSPYVAARVMQRALEEGVAEEARVQGLALEALLDFVKSRFWEPRYLPYRPAPVI, encoded by the coding sequence ATGCCGGTTAGCCGCTACTACGACGTCAAGCGGGACGAGAAAGGCGAGCGTTACCTGGAGCCCTACGTCACGGGGTTTTTGCTCCTCAGGCTTCCCCTCCTCAACAAGGGCACGGCCTTCACCGAGGAGGAGCGCCGCGCCTTGGGTCTGGAGGGGCTTCTCCCTCCCCACGTGAACACCCTGGAGGAGCAGAAGGAGAGGGTCTACCGCCGCTACCGCCTCCAGACCACCCCCCTGGAAAAACACATCTACCTGCGCAACCTCCAGGACCGGAACGAGGTCCTCTTCTATGCCCTTGTGGTGGACCACCTGGAGGAGATGCTCCCCATCCTCTACACCCCCACGGTGGGGGAGGCGGTGCGGGAGTTCTCCCACATCTACCGCTACCCCCGGGGCTTCACCGCGAGCACCGGGAACATTGACCGCATAGACGAGGCCCTCCAGAACGTTCCCTTGGAGGACGTGCGCCTCATCGTGGCCACGGACTCCTCCGCCATTTTGGGCATCGGGGACCAGGGCTACGGGGGGATGGCCATCAGCATCGGCAAGCTCACCCTCTACACCGCCGCGGGCGGGGTGGGCCCGGACAAGACCCTCCCCGTGGAGCTGGACGTGGGCACGGACCGGGAGGACCTCCTCAAGGACCCCCTCTACCTCGGGGTGCGGCACCGGCGCCTGCGGGGGGAGGAGTACTTCCGCTTCCTGGACCGCTTCGTGGAGGCGGTGAGGCGGCGCTACCCCAAGGCCCTCATCCAGTGGGAGGACTTCGCCAAGGAGACGGCCTTCCAGGTGCTGGAGCGCTACCGCAAGGTGGTCCCCTCCTTCAACGACGACATCCAGGGCACGGGGGCCGTGGCCTTGGCCGGGGTGCTCTCCGCCTGCCGCCTCAAGGGGGAGAGGCTTTCGGAGCAGGTGGTGGTGGTCTACGGGGCGGGGGCCGGGGGGATCGGGGTGGCCTGGGCCCTGGTGGAGGGGATGAAGCGGGAGGGCCTTTCCGAGGAGGAGGCCAAGGCCCGGGTCCTCGTCCTGGACTCCAAGGGCCTCCTCGTGGAGGGGCGGAGCATGGAGGCCTACAAGAGGCCCTACGCCCAAAGGCCCGAGCGCCTTCAGGGCTGGCGCTTTTCCGGGCCGTACCCCAACCTCCTGGAGACCATCCAAAACGCCCGGGCCACGGTCCTCCTCGGCCTTTCCGGCCAGGCGGGAAGCTTCACCGAGCCCGTGGTGCGGGCCATGTTGGAGAACACGCCCCGCCCCGTGATCTTCCCCCTCTCCAACCCCACCTCGGCCACGGAGGCCCTTCCCGACGACCTCGTCTACTGGACGGAGGGGGGGGCCCTGGTGGCCGCGGGAAGCCCCTTCCCCCCGGTGGGTTTCAAGGGGCGGGTCATCCCCGTGGGCCAGGGGAACAACGCCTTCATCTTCCCCGGGCTTGGCCTCGGGGCGGTGCTCTCCCGGGCCCGGGAGGTGACGGACGGGATGGTGCTGGAAGCCGCCTACGCCCTTCACGACTACACCCGGGAGCACTTCCCCGAGCGGATCTACCCCCCCGTGGCCCGGCTGCGGGAGGTCTCCCCCTACGTGGCCGCCCGGGTGATGCAAAGGGCCCTGGAGGAGGGGGTGGCGGAGGAGGCCCGGGTCCAGGGGCTTGCCCTTGAGGCCCTCCTGGACTTCGTCAAAAGCCGCTTCTGGGAGCCCAGGTACCTCCCCTACCGCCCCGCCCCGGTAATCTAG
- a CDS encoding DNA double-strand break repair nuclease NurA yields the protein MAWRLLRLEPASLQEEFPSSPEPGPFHPLEAPWEAKRGGGASWPEPLYFVDGRERAEALVAQGPRLALLGCVAAGAVALTGGRVEVLGLRVRRVGVGLEEALGAGELVYEPAPTLGEGLEGLWAGLRAAREALEKEVAEGLEGGLLVVDGPVRLLREGPLLGYIKTHWVRYLPKEREALLEALAPGERTPAFRVRRKGLELASWYVRLPLPPEGLRPPLAGLLRVETPLHGPFLELADLSLGLFPALASHPVKDPRAPQNLLPVGGLERELARRMGRPEVVGRMLARHLGGAR from the coding sequence ATGGCCTGGCGCCTCTTGCGCCTCGAGCCCGCCTCGCTCCAGGAGGAGTTCCCCTCCTCCCCGGAGCCCGGGCCCTTCCACCCCCTGGAGGCGCCCTGGGAGGCCAAGCGGGGAGGCGGGGCCTCCTGGCCCGAGCCCCTCTACTTCGTGGACGGGAGGGAGCGGGCCGAGGCCCTGGTGGCCCAGGGGCCCCGCCTCGCCCTCCTGGGGTGCGTGGCCGCGGGGGCCGTGGCCCTCACGGGGGGAAGGGTGGAGGTCCTGGGCCTGAGGGTCCGCCGCGTGGGGGTGGGGCTGGAGGAGGCCCTTGGGGCGGGGGAGCTCGTCTACGAACCCGCCCCCACTTTGGGCGAGGGGCTTGAGGGGCTTTGGGCGGGGCTTCGCGCCGCCCGGGAGGCCCTGGAGAAGGAGGTGGCCGAGGGGCTTGAGGGAGGGCTTCTCGTGGTGGACGGCCCGGTGCGCCTCCTCCGGGAAGGCCCCCTCCTCGGTTACATCAAGACCCACTGGGTCCGCTACCTGCCCAAGGAGCGGGAGGCCCTCCTCGAGGCCCTGGCCCCGGGGGAGCGCACCCCCGCCTTCCGCGTGCGCCGGAAGGGGCTGGAACTCGCGAGCTGGTATGTGCGCCTGCCCCTGCCCCCGGAGGGGCTCCGCCCCCCCTTGGCGGGGCTTTTGCGGGTGGAGACGCCCCTTCATGGCCCCTTCCTTGAGCTCGCCGACCTCTCCTTGGGGCTTTTTCCCGCCCTGGCCTCCCACCCGGTGAAGGACCCCCGGGCCCCCCAGAACCTCCTGCCCGTGGGGGGGCTTGAGCGGGAGCTTGCCCGCAGGATGGGCAGGCCCGAGGTGGTGGGCCGCATGCTGGCGAGGCACTTGGGAGGTGCGAGGTGA
- a CDS encoding IS200/IS605 family accessory protein TnpB-related protein — translation MKAKPKAARERTSKERAKAFTGVHALLVFPSEEDRKATLDLMRRFSAGVRYAYNRLLEGQTREELKRADGFLCTSFRLNTRYADDAILKAQAVLDSARERGEDPRKVVFGGRKLFQQLKRRHLSGKPLRELKREWRERRQGLLYSRGDKTKGGNLNLRLLVEDGALRLRINLGDGSYAHALVKTGHPNLSALVGRVYASLPYNVALSLREGKVYATFTWEEEAVPLVATKENGVLALDVNSDPYHLALALVSPDGNLRRHLTLSLEEVDRAENRGTKELLLWKVAHQVVAIALEEGVAIATERLKYLRKSRRGDGSGRAFRGKQHRFAYASLLRKVHSLARKRGVQVVEVNPRDTSTIGMLKYAPQLSLSKDVAAAYVIGRRALGFEEKLPRGYERLLRDERFRGHVQGFYASRVQELRAKKAQERNPYLRRRLSREIGRAKRHLALFSSLQGSSGSQREVTDGRNSPGVNPWRVLRAGTFLPLLGREVPRDLSRLKPILFGGSWEGWKEGLGPPPGGGPGCANVRYT, via the coding sequence GTGAAGGCCAAGCCTAAAGCCGCGCGGGAGCGCACCTCAAAGGAGAGGGCGAAGGCCTTCACCGGAGTCCATGCTCTTCTCGTCTTCCCCTCTGAAGAGGACCGCAAGGCCACCCTGGACCTCATGCGCCGCTTCTCCGCCGGGGTGCGCTACGCCTACAACCGCCTCCTGGAAGGTCAGACCAGAGAGGAGCTCAAACGGGCAGACGGTTTCCTCTGCACCTCCTTCCGCCTCAACACCCGCTACGCCGACGACGCGATCCTGAAGGCCCAGGCCGTCCTGGACTCCGCCAGGGAGAGAGGAGAAGACCCCCGGAAGGTGGTCTTCGGGGGGAGAAAGCTCTTCCAACAGCTCAAGCGCAGGCACCTCTCGGGTAAACCCCTGAGGGAGCTCAAGCGGGAGTGGAGAGAAAGGAGGCAAGGCCTCCTCTACTCCCGGGGAGACAAGACTAAAGGCGGCAACCTCAACCTGAGGCTTCTCGTGGAAGACGGGGCCTTGCGGCTCCGGATCAACCTTGGGGACGGGAGCTACGCCCACGCCCTGGTGAAGACGGGCCACCCCAACCTGAGCGCCCTGGTGGGGAGGGTCTACGCCTCCCTCCCCTACAACGTGGCCCTCTCCTTGCGGGAGGGGAAGGTCTACGCCACCTTCACCTGGGAGGAGGAAGCCGTTCCTCTTGTGGCCACGAAGGAGAACGGGGTCCTCGCCCTGGACGTGAACTCGGACCCTTACCACCTGGCCTTAGCCCTCGTCTCCCCCGACGGGAACCTGAGGCGCCACCTCACCCTCTCCCTGGAAGAAGTGGACCGGGCGGAGAACAGGGGAACCAAGGAACTCCTCCTCTGGAAGGTGGCGCACCAGGTGGTGGCCATAGCCTTGGAGGAAGGCGTGGCCATCGCCACGGAACGCCTGAAGTACCTGAGGAAGTCCAGGAGGGGTGACGGCTCGGGAAGGGCTTTCCGCGGGAAGCAACACCGCTTCGCTTACGCCTCCCTTCTCCGGAAGGTCCACTCCTTGGCCCGGAAGAGGGGTGTTCAGGTGGTGGAGGTGAACCCGCGGGACACCTCCACCATCGGGATGCTCAAGTACGCCCCGCAGCTTTCCCTCTCCAAGGACGTGGCTGCCGCTTACGTCATCGGGAGAAGGGCCTTGGGATTTGAAGAGAAGCTTCCCAGGGGGTACGAGAGGCTTCTCCGGGACGAACGCTTCAGGGGTCACGTCCAGGGTTTCTACGCCTCCAGGGTGCAGGAGCTCCGGGCCAAAAAAGCCCAGGAGCGCAACCCCTACCTGAGGCGCAGGCTTTCCCGGGAGATCGGGAGGGCGAAGCGCCACCTGGCTTTGTTTTCAAGCCTTCAGGGCTCTTCGGGGAGCCAAAGGGAGGTCACCGACGGAAGGAACTCCCCTGGCGTTAATCCCTGGCGGGTCTTGAGGGCAGGCACCTTCCTTCCCCTCCTCGGGCGCGAGGTGCCGAGGGACCTTTCTCGCCTCAAGCCCATCCTCTTCGGGGGATCGTGGGAGGGGTGGAAGGAAGGTCTAGGTCCTCCTCCTGGTGGGGGGCCGGGGTGCGCTAATGTGCGCTATACTTGA
- a CDS encoding TerC family protein — MELMGALSAIFTLVVLEVILSADNALILGVMVQKLPVHLRRKALFYGILGAYILRGLALLFASLVIQLWWAQALGAAYLLYIALKHFLKPEEAHAPPPLEVSAAQFWKVVAQVELMDLAFAVDSVLVAVAVSDKLWVIYTGVFLGILALRALASLVVSLLDRYPRFKHLAYLVVGLAGVKLAVGGWDKLAKEVLHRPELALGLDKEAFSLFILAVLLLGSLWATRKPAPA; from the coding sequence GTGGAACTCATGGGCGCCCTTTCGGCCATCTTCACGCTTGTGGTCTTGGAGGTGATCCTCTCGGCGGACAACGCCCTCATCCTGGGGGTCATGGTGCAGAAGCTCCCCGTGCACCTGAGGCGGAAGGCCCTCTTCTACGGCATCCTGGGGGCGTACATCCTAAGGGGCCTCGCCCTCCTCTTCGCAAGCCTTGTCATCCAGCTCTGGTGGGCCCAGGCCCTGGGGGCGGCCTACCTCCTCTACATCGCCCTGAAGCACTTCCTGAAGCCCGAGGAGGCCCACGCCCCCCCGCCCTTGGAGGTGAGCGCGGCCCAGTTCTGGAAGGTGGTGGCCCAGGTGGAGCTCATGGACCTGGCCTTCGCCGTGGACTCCGTGTTGGTGGCCGTGGCCGTCTCCGACAAGCTCTGGGTCATCTACACCGGGGTCTTCCTGGGGATCCTCGCCCTCAGGGCGCTGGCGAGCCTCGTGGTCTCCCTCCTGGACCGCTACCCCCGGTTCAAGCACCTGGCCTACCTGGTGGTGGGCCTCGCCGGGGTGAAGCTCGCCGTGGGCGGGTGGGACAAGCTGGCCAAGGAGGTCCTCCACCGGCCCGAGCTCGCCCTGGGGCTGGATAAGGAGGCCTTCAGCCTCTTCATCCTGGCCGTCCTCCTCCTGGGAAGCCTCTGGGCCACCCGCAAGCCCGCCCCCGCATGA
- a CDS encoding tRNA-binding protein, whose protein sequence is MTPLEAFQILDLRVGRVLRAEPHEKARKPSYKLWVDLGPLGVKQSSAQITDLYRPEDLVGRLVVCAVNLGAKRVAGFLSEVLVLGVPDEAGRVVLLAPDREVPLGGKVF, encoded by the coding sequence ATGACACCCCTGGAAGCCTTCCAGATCCTTGACCTAAGGGTGGGGCGGGTCCTCCGGGCGGAGCCCCACGAGAAGGCGCGCAAGCCCAGCTACAAGCTCTGGGTAGACCTCGGGCCCCTCGGGGTGAAGCAGAGCTCGGCCCAGATCACGGACCTCTACCGCCCCGAGGACCTGGTGGGCCGGCTCGTGGTCTGCGCCGTGAACCTCGGGGCCAAGCGGGTGGCGGGCTTCCTCTCCGAGGTCCTGGTCCTCGGGGTCCCCGACGAGGCGGGGCGGGTGGTCCTCCTCGCCCCGGACCGGGAGGTGCCCCTGGGGGGGAAGGTGTTCTAA
- the purE gene encoding 5-(carboxyamino)imidazole ribonucleotide mutase has protein sequence MAPLVGLIMGSRSDWETLRHAAETLEALGIPYEVRVVSAHRTPDLMAEYAKTAEARGIQVIIAGAGGAAHLPGMTAAHTALPVLGVPVESQALRGLDSLLSIVQMPAGVPVGTLAIGRAGAVNAALLAASILGLKHPEIRERLKAYRKAQTEAVLAHPDPREEVQTVEK, from the coding sequence ATGGCGCCGTTGGTAGGCCTGATCATGGGTTCCCGCTCCGACTGGGAGACCCTGCGCCACGCGGCGGAGACCCTCGAGGCCCTGGGCATCCCCTACGAGGTGCGCGTGGTCTCCGCCCACCGCACCCCAGACCTCATGGCGGAGTACGCCAAGACCGCCGAGGCGCGGGGGATCCAGGTGATCATCGCCGGGGCCGGGGGGGCGGCCCACCTCCCCGGCATGACCGCGGCCCACACCGCCTTGCCCGTCCTCGGGGTGCCGGTGGAAAGCCAGGCCCTAAGGGGCCTAGACTCCCTCCTCTCCATCGTCCAGATGCCCGCGGGCGTCCCCGTGGGCACCCTGGCCATCGGGCGAGCAGGGGCGGTGAACGCCGCTTTGCTTGCCGCAAGCATCCTGGGCCTCAAGCACCCCGAGATCCGGGAGCGCCTCAAAGCCTACCGCAAGGCCCAGACGGAGGCCGTCCTCGCCCACCCCGACCCCAGGGAGGAGGTGCAAACAGTTGAAAAATAA
- a CDS encoding metal-sulfur cluster assembly factor, with protein MDEARKELPTKEQVLEALKVVYDPEIPVNIVDLGLVYDVEVHENGVVDITMTLTAIGCPAQDVVKADAEMAVMRLPGVQGVNVEFVWTPPWTPARMTEEGKRMMRMFGFNV; from the coding sequence ATGGACGAGGCGCGGAAGGAGCTTCCCACGAAGGAGCAGGTCCTCGAGGCCCTGAAGGTGGTCTACGACCCGGAGATCCCGGTGAACATCGTGGACCTGGGCCTGGTCTACGACGTGGAGGTCCACGAAAACGGGGTGGTGGACATCACCATGACCCTCACCGCCATCGGCTGCCCCGCCCAGGACGTGGTCAAGGCGGACGCGGAGATGGCCGTCATGCGCCTGCCCGGGGTGCAGGGGGTGAACGTGGAGTTCGTCTGGACCCCGCCTTGGACCCCTGCCCGCATGACGGAGGAGGGCAAGCGCATGATGCGCATGTTTGGCTTCAACGTTTAG